The following are encoded together in the Rhodanobacter soli genome:
- a CDS encoding response regulator transcription factor codes for MWKRVVGYGALLAAGTLALQWLDYQRLVRMHAGDVYLFLVAAAFLVLGIVLGVRVFAAPAPAAFDGNPKAQAALGLSGRELEVLHELAAGHSNKEIAAHLHVSPNTVKTHVARLFEKLGAKRRTEAIRRARELGIVP; via the coding sequence ATGTGGAAGCGGGTGGTCGGTTACGGGGCGCTGCTGGCGGCGGGAACGCTCGCCCTGCAGTGGCTCGACTACCAGCGCCTGGTGCGGATGCATGCGGGCGACGTCTACCTGTTCCTGGTCGCGGCCGCGTTCCTGGTGCTCGGCATCGTGCTGGGCGTGCGGGTGTTCGCCGCGCCGGCGCCGGCCGCCTTCGACGGCAATCCGAAGGCGCAGGCGGCGCTGGGCCTGAGCGGACGGGAGCTGGAGGTGCTGCACGAACTGGCCGCCGGCCACTCGAACAAGGAGATCGCCGCGCACCTCCACGTGTCGCCGAACACGGTCAAGACGCACGTGGCCCGGCTGTTCGAGAAGCTGGGCGCGAAGCGGCGCACCGAGGCGATCCGCCGGGCGCGCGAGTTGGGGATCGTGCCCTGA
- a CDS encoding DUF4199 domain-containing protein: MLRTILKYGVIAGLVVGGFELVTFTAFSGMPPLKYGMLIGYTTMLIALSAVFVGIKRHRDVDRGGVIGFWPAFGVGLGVSFIAGILYVVAWEALQAMTHMDFATSYSNAIIASEKAKGASAEALAKLTADMEVFKVQYANPMFRLPMTFAEIFPVGMLVSLVSAGLLRNSRFLPARRG; this comes from the coding sequence ATGTTGCGCACCATCCTGAAATACGGCGTGATCGCCGGCCTGGTCGTCGGCGGCTTCGAGCTGGTCACCTTCACCGCGTTCTCCGGGATGCCGCCGCTGAAGTACGGCATGCTGATCGGCTACACGACCATGCTGATCGCGCTGAGCGCGGTATTCGTGGGGATCAAGCGGCACCGCGACGTGGACCGGGGCGGGGTGATCGGGTTCTGGCCGGCGTTCGGGGTCGGGCTGGGCGTGAGCTTCATCGCCGGGATCCTCTACGTGGTCGCATGGGAAGCGCTGCAGGCGATGACGCACATGGACTTCGCCACCTCGTATTCGAACGCGATCATCGCGAGCGAGAAGGCGAAGGGCGCGAGCGCCGAGGCGCTGGCGAAGCTGACTGCCGACATGGAAGTGTTCAAGGTGCAGTACGCGAACCCGATGTTCCGCCTGCCGATGACCTTCGCGGAGATCTTCCCGGTCGGCATGCTGGTATCGCTGGTCTCGGCGGGACTGCTGCGCAACAGCCGCTTCCTGCCCGCGCGGCGGGGTTGA
- a CDS encoding cold-shock protein gives MSFGTVKWFNDAKGFGFIAPEDGSADVFVHFSAINSKGFRSLQEGQRVQFEVTQGPKGAQASAVEVAA, from the coding sequence ATGAGTTTCGGTACGGTCAAATGGTTCAACGATGCCAAGGGGTTCGGGTTCATCGCGCCCGAGGATGGCAGTGCGGACGTGTTCGTCCATTTTTCGGCGATCAATTCCAAGGGCTTCCGCAGCCTGCAGGAAGGTCAGCGCGTACAGTTCGAAGTAACCCAGGGCCCGAAGGGCGCCCAGGCATCGGCAGTCGAAGTGGCCGCCTGA
- a CDS encoding CYTH domain-containing protein, with amino-acid sequence MAIEIERKFLLANDGWRAGIERSEPIAQGYLVGAQALRDGTARASVRARLAGTQAWLNIKAARLGIERAEFEYPIPVDDARNLLATLCDGVLEKTRHHVRVDGVLFEVDEFAGDNRGLIVAEVELPAVDAPFPRPPWLGREVSTLTRYYNVNLIAHPYRQWSPAERAAEDAAC; translated from the coding sequence GTGGCCATCGAGATCGAAAGGAAATTCCTGTTGGCCAACGATGGCTGGCGCGCTGGCATCGAGCGCAGCGAGCCGATCGCGCAGGGTTACCTGGTCGGCGCGCAGGCGCTGCGCGACGGTACGGCACGCGCCTCCGTTCGTGCCCGGCTTGCCGGCACGCAGGCGTGGCTCAACATCAAGGCGGCTCGCCTCGGCATCGAGCGGGCCGAGTTCGAGTACCCGATCCCGGTCGACGACGCCAGGAACCTGCTGGCCACGCTGTGCGACGGCGTGCTGGAGAAGACGCGCCACCATGTGCGGGTCGACGGCGTGCTGTTCGAGGTCGACGAATTCGCAGGCGACAACCGCGGGCTGATCGTCGCCGAGGTCGAGCTGCCGGCGGTCGATGCGCCGTTCCCGCGGCCGCCGTGGCTGGGCCGCGAGGTGAGCACGCTGACGCGCTACTACAACGTGAACCTGATCGCGCATCCGTACCGGCAATGGTCGCCGGCGGAGCGCGCTGCCGAGGATGCCGCATGTTGA
- the nagZ gene encoding beta-N-acetylhexosaminidase, translating to MLMIGVAALELAEHEKRWLTAPGVAGVLLFARNYASREQLIGLCEAIRDVGGDDMLIAVDQEGGPVQRFRDGFTRLPPLASIGAVYQRDPDKAIRLAEEHAWVMASELRASGVDFSFAPVVDLARGNAAIGLRAFHADPAVAAELGQAYVRGMHLGGMAAVLKHFPGHGSVATDTHKAQAIDPRGLDEIRRDDLLPFAECIEARVEAVMMAHVTYPAVDSRPAGYSKVWIEQILRGDLGFAGAVISDDISMAAAGAAGSVGERVRAHLDAGCDLVLACFPEVVDEAIAAMPGGASPMPPQLAAMRGSLGSSWDGLTNNPQRERFVARITALNADQGTA from the coding sequence ATGTTGATGATCGGCGTGGCCGCGCTGGAACTGGCCGAGCATGAGAAGCGCTGGCTCACCGCGCCGGGCGTGGCCGGGGTGCTGCTGTTCGCACGCAACTACGCCTCGCGCGAGCAGCTGATCGGGCTGTGCGAGGCGATCCGCGACGTCGGCGGCGACGACATGCTGATCGCGGTCGACCAGGAAGGCGGCCCGGTGCAGCGCTTCCGCGACGGCTTCACCCGCCTGCCGCCGCTGGCGTCGATCGGCGCGGTGTATCAGCGCGACCCCGACAAGGCGATCCGCCTGGCCGAGGAGCACGCCTGGGTGATGGCCAGCGAGTTGCGCGCCAGCGGCGTCGATTTCAGTTTCGCGCCGGTGGTGGACCTGGCCCGCGGCAACGCGGCGATCGGCCTGCGCGCGTTCCACGCCGATCCGGCGGTGGCCGCCGAACTGGGCCAGGCCTACGTGCGCGGCATGCACCTGGGCGGCATGGCGGCGGTGCTCAAGCACTTTCCGGGGCACGGCTCGGTCGCCACCGACACGCACAAGGCGCAGGCGATCGACCCGCGCGGTCTCGACGAGATCCGCCGCGACGACCTGCTGCCGTTCGCCGAGTGCATCGAGGCGCGGGTCGAGGCGGTGATGATGGCGCACGTCACCTATCCGGCGGTGGACAGCCGACCGGCGGGTTACTCGAAAGTGTGGATCGAACAGATCCTGCGCGGCGATCTGGGTTTCGCCGGCGCCGTGATCAGCGACGACATCAGCATGGCCGCCGCCGGCGCGGCCGGCAGCGTGGGCGAGCGCGTGCGCGCGCACCTGGACGCCGGCTGCGACCTGGTGCTGGCCTGCTTCCCCGAGGTGGTGGACGAGGCGATCGCCGCGATGCCGGGTGGCGCCTCGCCGATGCCGCCGCAGCTGGCCGCCATGCGCGGGTCGCTGGGCTCCAGCTGGGACGGCCTCACCAACAATCCGCAGCGCGAGCGTTTCGTCGCGCGCATCACGGCACTGAACGCCGACCAAGGAACCGCATGA
- the rlmD gene encoding 23S rRNA (uracil(1939)-C(5))-methyltransferase RlmD has protein sequence MSRSNSVPSTPFEAHITDLGHDGRGVARVDGKAVFVSGALLGEHVLARLRKRHRHFDEAEVVELITRSPHRVEPRCRHFSQCSGCSLQHLDAASQIAAKQRVLAENFERIGKVTPQAWLEPLTAEPWGYRRKGRLSVRNVTKKGRVLVGFREEQNPRFVTEIQQCEVMHPALGPKVGLLADLLNGMDAVNDIPQIEFAAGDDLMALVFRHMQPLSERDLAALAAFGQQHALAIYLQPGGTSSVHPLWPENPRLAFRIGSGDARFEDVELEFQPLDFVQVNAGMNQLMMARALELLDPQPTDRVLDLFCGLGNFTLPIARRVAEVAGVEGEHGLVERAAQNAARNGIANARFHVANLFEDQRAADWARAPWDKLLLDPPRAGADQVLAYLPHKQTSRIVYVSCHPASLARDAGILVNQHGFRLASAGVMDMFPHTSHVESIALFERHP, from the coding sequence ATGTCCCGATCCAACTCCGTTCCGTCGACACCTTTCGAAGCCCACATCACCGACCTCGGCCATGATGGCCGCGGCGTGGCCCGGGTCGACGGCAAGGCCGTGTTCGTCAGCGGCGCGCTGCTGGGCGAACACGTGCTGGCCCGCCTGCGCAAGCGCCATCGCCACTTCGACGAAGCCGAAGTCGTCGAGCTGATCACCCGCTCGCCGCACCGCGTGGAACCACGCTGCCGGCATTTCTCGCAGTGCAGCGGCTGCTCGCTGCAGCACCTGGACGCCGCCTCGCAGATCGCCGCCAAGCAGCGCGTGCTGGCGGAGAACTTCGAGCGCATCGGCAAGGTCACCCCGCAGGCATGGCTGGAACCGCTCACCGCCGAGCCGTGGGGCTACCGGCGCAAGGGCCGGCTGTCGGTGCGCAACGTGACAAAGAAGGGGCGCGTGCTGGTGGGTTTCCGCGAGGAACAAAACCCGCGCTTCGTCACCGAGATCCAGCAGTGCGAAGTGATGCATCCGGCGCTCGGCCCCAAGGTCGGCCTGCTCGCCGACCTGCTCAACGGGATGGATGCGGTCAACGACATCCCGCAAATCGAGTTCGCCGCCGGCGACGACCTGATGGCGCTGGTGTTCCGCCACATGCAGCCGCTGAGCGAACGCGACCTGGCCGCGCTGGCCGCATTCGGCCAGCAGCACGCTCTCGCGATCTACCTGCAGCCGGGCGGCACCAGCAGCGTGCACCCGCTGTGGCCGGAGAACCCGCGGCTGGCGTTCCGCATCGGCAGTGGCGACGCGCGCTTCGAGGACGTCGAACTGGAATTCCAGCCGCTCGACTTCGTGCAGGTCAACGCCGGCATGAACCAGCTGATGATGGCGCGTGCGCTGGAACTGCTCGACCCGCAGCCGACCGACCGCGTGCTGGACCTGTTCTGCGGCCTCGGCAACTTCACCTTGCCGATCGCGCGCCGCGTGGCCGAGGTGGCGGGCGTGGAAGGCGAGCACGGCCTGGTCGAGCGCGCCGCGCAGAACGCCGCGCGCAACGGCATCGCGAACGCACGCTTCCACGTGGCGAACCTGTTCGAGGACCAGCGCGCCGCCGACTGGGCGCGGGCGCCGTGGGACAAGCTGCTGCTCGACCCGCCGCGCGCCGGCGCGGACCAGGTGCTCGCCTACCTGCCGCACAAGCAGACGAGCCGCATCGTCTACGTCTCCTGCCATCCCGCCTCGCTGGCGCGCGACGCCGGCATCCTGGTCAACCAGCATGGCTTCAGGCTGGCCTCGGCCGGCGTGATGGACATGTTCCCGCACACCTCGCACGTCGAGTCGATAGCCTTGTTTGAGCGCCATCCATGA
- a CDS encoding hypoxanthine-guanine phosphoribosyltransferase gives MNTPTPPLADALAQAELLYERSTLESVIADMGRKIDAALDGERAVFLPVMNGALIFAGQLALAIRTDLEFDYVHATRYRGATSGSDLHWLREPAVSLVDRVVLLVDDILDEGHTLKAVREDCYRRGAKRVLIASLCTKRHDRLVDGIASDFNGVELPDRYVFGYGLDYYEQGRNLPAIYALKGDAGE, from the coding sequence ATGAATACTCCGACCCCACCCCTGGCCGACGCGCTGGCGCAGGCCGAGCTGTTGTACGAACGCAGCACGCTGGAAAGCGTGATCGCCGACATGGGCCGGAAGATCGACGCCGCGCTGGACGGCGAGCGTGCGGTGTTCCTCCCCGTGATGAACGGCGCGCTGATCTTTGCCGGGCAACTGGCGCTGGCGATCCGCACCGACCTGGAATTCGACTACGTGCACGCCACCCGCTACCGCGGTGCCACCTCCGGCAGCGACCTGCACTGGCTGCGCGAACCGGCGGTGTCGCTGGTCGATCGCGTGGTGCTGCTGGTCGACGACATCCTCGACGAGGGCCACACGCTGAAGGCGGTGCGCGAGGACTGCTACCGGCGCGGCGCCAAGCGCGTGCTGATCGCCAGCCTGTGCACCAAGCGGCATGATCGCCTGGTCGACGGCATCGCCTCCGATTTCAACGGCGTCGAATTGCCGGACCGCTACGTGTTCGGCTACGGCCTGGACTATTACGAGCAGGGCCGCAATTTGCCGGCGATCTATGCGTTGAAGGGCGATGCCGGAGAGTAG
- a CDS encoding VOC family protein, producing the protein MSKQIFVNLPVADLPKSLAFFEALGFSRNPQMGDDSGACIVVSDTIFVMLATHARFKDFTPKAICDTSKAVEVLLNLHCESREEVDGLVAKALAAGGSTYDEPEDLGFMYSHSFVDPDGHGWGLFHMTAMPAQE; encoded by the coding sequence GTGAGCAAACAGATATTCGTCAACCTCCCGGTCGCCGACCTGCCGAAGTCGCTGGCCTTCTTCGAAGCACTCGGCTTTTCACGGAACCCGCAGATGGGCGATGACTCTGGCGCGTGCATCGTCGTCAGCGACACGATTTTCGTGATGCTAGCTACGCATGCCAGGTTCAAGGACTTCACGCCCAAAGCCATATGCGACACGAGCAAGGCCGTCGAAGTCTTGCTCAACCTCCATTGCGAGAGTCGCGAGGAGGTCGATGGTCTCGTGGCCAAGGCGCTCGCCGCGGGCGGTTCGACCTACGACGAGCCGGAAGATCTGGGCTTCATGTACTCGCATAGCTTCGTCGACCCGGACGGCCACGGGTGGGGACTCTTCCACATGACCGCCATGCCGGCACAGGAGTGA
- the fabV gene encoding enoyl-ACP reductase FabV, protein MIIKPKVRGFICITAHPVGCEHNVLDQIRVTQAAGHDASKGPKRVLVIGASTGYGLASRITAAFGYGAATLGVFFEKPSSHEKTGTAGWYNSAAFDKAAKAAGLYSKSINGDAFANETRAKAIEIIKNEMGGPIDLVVYSLASPVRKLPDTGEVVRSALKTIGEPFHNTSVDTNKDTVIEATVEPATEQEIKDTVTVMGGEDWALWIDALSAAGVLAEHAKTVAYSYIGTEITWPMYWHGTLGQAKQHLDNTAKQLRSRHPGLDAYVGVMKSVVTQASAAIPVIPLYVSIAFKIMKEKGIHENPIEQANRLFHDRLYRADGKAAPTDDEGRLRLDDWELRDDVQIPCKTIWPTVTTENLKQITDYAGYKHEFLQLFGFDRGDVDYEQDVEADRRFDCLEL, encoded by the coding sequence GTGATCATCAAGCCCAAAGTCCGAGGTTTCATCTGCATCACCGCCCACCCGGTCGGTTGCGAGCACAACGTGCTCGACCAGATCAGGGTCACCCAAGCCGCGGGCCACGATGCCAGCAAAGGGCCCAAGCGCGTGCTGGTGATCGGCGCCTCCACCGGCTACGGCCTGGCCTCGCGCATCACCGCCGCGTTCGGCTACGGCGCCGCCACGCTGGGCGTGTTCTTCGAGAAGCCCAGCAGCCATGAGAAGACCGGCACCGCCGGCTGGTACAACTCCGCCGCGTTCGACAAGGCGGCCAAAGCCGCGGGCCTGTACAGCAAGTCGATCAACGGCGACGCGTTCGCCAACGAGACCCGCGCCAAGGCTATCGAGATCATCAAGAACGAGATGGGCGGCCCGATCGACCTGGTGGTCTATTCGCTGGCCTCGCCCGTGCGCAAGCTGCCGGACACCGGCGAAGTGGTGCGCTCGGCGCTCAAGACCATCGGCGAGCCCTTCCACAACACCTCGGTCGACACCAACAAGGACACCGTGATCGAGGCCACCGTCGAGCCGGCCACCGAGCAGGAAATCAAGGACACCGTCACCGTGATGGGCGGCGAGGACTGGGCGCTGTGGATCGACGCGCTGAGCGCCGCCGGCGTACTGGCCGAACACGCCAAGACCGTCGCCTACAGCTACATCGGCACCGAGATCACCTGGCCGATGTACTGGCACGGCACCTTGGGCCAGGCCAAGCAGCACCTGGACAACACCGCCAAGCAGTTGCGCAGCCGCCACCCCGGCCTCGACGCCTACGTCGGCGTGATGAAGTCCGTCGTCACCCAGGCCAGCGCCGCCATCCCGGTGATCCCGCTGTACGTCTCCATCGCCTTCAAGATCATGAAGGAGAAGGGCATCCACGAAAACCCCATCGAACAGGCCAACCGCCTGTTCCACGACCGCCTCTACCGTGCTGATGGCAAAGCTGCACCCACCGACGACGAAGGCCGCCTGCGCCTGGACGACTGGGAACTGCGCGACGACGTACAGATCCCCTGCAAGACGATCTGGCCCACTGTCACTACCGAAAACCTCAAGCAGATCACCGACTACGCGGGGTACAAGCATGAGTTTTTGCAGTTGTTCGGGTTTGATCGGGGGGATGTGGATTACGAGCAGGACGTCGAGGCGGATCGGCGGTTTGATTGTTTGGAGCTTTGA
- a CDS encoding copper homeostasis protein CutC has protein sequence MMLEIAANSVASALAAQEGGAGRVELCTALELGGLTPSHAQIALARERLRIPLVVLIRPRAGDFLYSDLECETMQRDIETCVALGCDGVVLGVLDADGKVDMPRCRALIAAAGKLGVTFHRAFDLAHDPLASLDTLIALGCERVLTSGAQASAIEGAGLIRQLVELSAGRIAVMPGAGVDAGNIGKLRELTGAREFHASAKRQHPSAMHWQPALLKDMQGGELRSDVEQIRGIVAALNAAAASR, from the coding sequence ATGATGCTTGAAATCGCCGCCAACTCGGTCGCCTCCGCGCTGGCCGCGCAAGAGGGTGGAGCGGGGCGGGTCGAACTCTGCACGGCGCTGGAACTGGGCGGCCTCACGCCGTCGCACGCGCAGATCGCGCTGGCCCGCGAACGCCTGCGCATCCCGCTGGTCGTGCTGATCCGCCCGCGCGCCGGCGACTTCCTCTACAGCGACCTCGAATGCGAAACGATGCAGCGCGACATCGAAACCTGCGTGGCGCTGGGCTGCGACGGCGTGGTGCTCGGCGTGCTCGATGCCGATGGCAAGGTGGACATGCCACGCTGCCGCGCCCTGATCGCCGCCGCCGGCAAACTCGGCGTCACCTTCCACCGCGCCTTCGACCTCGCGCACGATCCGTTGGCCTCACTGGATACCCTGATCGCGCTGGGTTGCGAACGCGTGCTGACGTCAGGTGCGCAAGCCAGCGCCATCGAGGGAGCGGGGTTGATTCGTCAGCTGGTCGAACTCTCGGCCGGGCGCATCGCCGTGATGCCGGGGGCAGGCGTGGACGCGGGAAATATCGGCAAGTTGCGCGAGCTCACCGGGGCAAGGGAATTCCATGCGTCCGCGAAGCGGCAGCATCCGTCCGCCATGCACTGGCAGCCGGCGTTGCTGAAGGACATGCAGGGTGGGGAGTTGCGCAGTGATGTCGAGCAGATACGAGGCATTGTCGCGGCCCTGAATGCCGCGGCTGCCTCGCGCTGA
- a CDS encoding DUF6602 domain-containing protein — protein MDLTQLFESISHECEALQDRVRHLIDDQHWLTDGEFKETILRTIIRRTAPETVKVGRGFVLTHGAQSTQVDILIYDSSYPVLYRDGDLVFISPIACRGIVEVKTTLKLSTLREAALKLADMADSIRSHSRKPLFVGLFSYGFTAAHRERVLDTLQGASGGSPLRVINHAALGPNTFVKYWEANPNTRHKGYETWHQYEMERLGPGYFIHNLVTSMAPKLSVEDGNVFFPWEGKEFRCTNQLALRAPAG, from the coding sequence ATGGACCTTACACAACTTTTTGAATCAATTTCACATGAATGCGAGGCTCTTCAGGATCGGGTGCGGCATCTCATTGACGATCAGCATTGGCTTACCGACGGAGAATTCAAGGAAACGATACTTCGAACCATCATTCGCCGGACTGCGCCAGAAACGGTGAAGGTTGGGCGTGGGTTCGTTCTTACCCATGGGGCCCAGAGCACTCAGGTAGATATACTCATTTACGACAGTAGCTACCCCGTTTTGTACAGAGACGGCGACTTAGTTTTCATTTCGCCCATTGCTTGCCGTGGCATCGTTGAGGTCAAGACGACCTTGAAGCTGAGTACGCTGCGGGAAGCGGCGTTAAAGCTCGCGGACATGGCTGATTCGATTCGTTCGCATTCGAGAAAGCCATTGTTTGTCGGGTTGTTTTCTTATGGTTTCACGGCCGCACACCGGGAGAGAGTATTGGATACCCTTCAGGGTGCTTCAGGGGGCAGTCCGTTGCGGGTTATCAACCATGCTGCGTTGGGGCCGAATACCTTTGTCAAATATTGGGAAGCCAATCCGAATACGCGGCATAAGGGTTACGAGACATGGCACCAATATGAAATGGAACGTCTTGGTCCTGGCTACTTCATACACAATCTGGTGACTTCGATGGCGCCAAAGTTGTCCGTCGAGGATGGAAATGTTTTCTTTCCGTGGGAGGGAAAGGAGTTCAGATGCACTAACCAACTCGCTCTCCGAGCACCTGCTGGCTGA
- a CDS encoding S-methyl-5'-thioinosine phosphorylase produces the protein MPHPDQAPIDLAVIGGSGLYNFPGLENATRQAVDTPYGPASGDVVIGDFAGKRIAFLARHGESHTLPPHRVNYRANLWALHSLGARRVIGVNAVGGIRGDMGPRVIVVPDQLIDYTHGRYTSYCDVEGAEVKHIDFSEPYTESLRLQLLAAARAVNVEVIGGGCYGATQGPRLETRAEIARMKRDGCDLVGMTGMPEAALARELELQYACLALVANFAAGCGDEAEISIEEIFAHLAAATAEVPRILAAMLKS, from the coding sequence ATGCCTCATCCTGACCAAGCTCCCATCGACCTCGCCGTCATCGGCGGCAGCGGCCTGTACAACTTCCCAGGCCTGGAAAACGCCACGCGGCAGGCGGTGGATACGCCATATGGCCCGGCATCCGGCGACGTGGTGATCGGCGACTTCGCCGGCAAGCGCATTGCCTTTCTCGCCCGCCACGGCGAGAGCCACACGCTGCCGCCGCACCGCGTCAACTACCGCGCCAACCTGTGGGCGCTGCACAGCCTGGGCGCGCGCCGGGTGATCGGGGTCAACGCGGTGGGCGGCATCCGTGGCGACATGGGGCCGCGGGTGATCGTGGTGCCCGACCAGCTGATCGACTACACCCACGGCCGCTACACCAGCTACTGCGATGTCGAGGGCGCCGAGGTGAAGCACATCGACTTCAGCGAGCCGTACACCGAATCGCTGCGCCTGCAACTGCTGGCGGCGGCGCGCGCGGTGAACGTCGAGGTGATCGGCGGCGGCTGCTACGGCGCCACGCAGGGACCGCGGCTGGAAACCCGCGCCGAGATCGCGCGGATGAAGCGCGACGGTTGCGACCTGGTCGGCATGACCGGCATGCCCGAGGCGGCGCTGGCGCGCGAGCTGGAACTGCAATACGCCTGCCTGGCGCTGGTGGCGAACTTCGCCGCCGGCTGCGGCGACGAGGCGGAGATCAGCATCGAGGAAATCTTCGCGCATCTGGCGGCGGCTACCGCCGAGGTGCCGCGCATCCTCGCCGCGATGCTGAAAAGCTGA
- a CDS encoding GFA family protein, with product MTDRQATCSCGKLVVCTRGEPVRVSICHCLACQKRTGSVFGAQARFPSDAVTIEGQSREYAQAGDSGSIARFRFCGECGATVCWQSDALPGFVTVAVGAFADPGFPPPRVSVYEQRRHSWLGLPDDMEHFD from the coding sequence ATGACCGACCGTCAAGCAACATGCAGCTGTGGAAAGCTCGTCGTCTGCACGCGCGGCGAGCCGGTACGGGTCTCGATCTGCCATTGCCTGGCGTGCCAGAAGCGCACGGGCAGTGTGTTCGGCGCGCAGGCGCGGTTCCCGTCGGATGCGGTGACGATCGAGGGGCAGAGCAGGGAATACGCCCAGGCCGGCGACAGCGGCAGCATTGCCCGGTTCCGGTTTTGCGGCGAGTGCGGCGCCACCGTGTGCTGGCAGAGCGATGCGTTGCCGGGGTTCGTCACCGTGGCGGTCGGCGCTTTTGCGGACCCGGGCTTTCCACCGCCGCGGGTGTCGGTCTATGAGCAACGTCGGCATTCCTGGCTGGGCTTGCCGGACGATATGGAGCATTTCGATTGA
- a CDS encoding N(4)-(beta-N-acetylglucosaminyl)-L-asparaginase → MTDRRQFLKAFVLGASASMLAWGGKLAAGPLNRSGKLVAGPAPRTPATAAVRVVSTWDFGVAANRAAWTILGKGGHALDAVELGVQVPESDLKNHSVGKGGYPDRDGHVTLDASIMDADGSCGAVAALEHIEHPISVARRVMERTPHVLLVGEGALQFALEQGFKKQDLLTPEAEQAWHEWLKTAKYNPSINSEVHDYGKGGSTGMPGGVNNHDTIGMLALDAHGKLAGACTTSGMAWKMRGRVGDSPIIGAGLYVDGEVGGATSTGVGEEVIRNAGSFLVVELMRQGRSPHEACKEAVMRIVKKRREASKTLQVGFLAMNRDGEVGAYAIQHGFSYAVCDAKKQDALIPSQSVYTTSYS, encoded by the coding sequence ATGACTGACCGCAGGCAGTTCCTCAAGGCATTCGTGCTGGGAGCTTCGGCCTCGATGCTGGCCTGGGGCGGCAAGCTGGCCGCCGGACCGTTAAACCGAAGCGGCAAGCTGGTTGCAGGGCCCGCGCCGCGGACGCCGGCGACGGCGGCCGTGCGGGTGGTTTCGACCTGGGACTTCGGCGTGGCGGCGAACCGGGCGGCGTGGACGATCCTCGGCAAGGGCGGCCATGCGCTGGACGCGGTCGAGCTCGGCGTGCAGGTGCCCGAGTCGGACCTGAAGAACCACAGCGTGGGCAAGGGCGGCTATCCCGATCGCGACGGCCACGTCACCCTCGACGCCAGCATCATGGACGCCGACGGCAGCTGCGGCGCCGTCGCGGCGCTCGAGCACATCGAACATCCGATCTCGGTGGCCCGGCGGGTGATGGAGCGCACGCCGCACGTGCTGCTGGTCGGCGAAGGCGCGCTGCAGTTCGCGCTGGAACAAGGCTTCAAGAAGCAGGACCTGCTCACGCCCGAAGCCGAGCAGGCCTGGCACGAGTGGCTGAAGACGGCGAAGTACAACCCGTCGATCAACAGCGAAGTGCACGACTACGGCAAGGGCGGTAGCACCGGCATGCCCGGCGGTGTGAACAACCACGACACCATCGGCATGCTGGCACTGGATGCGCACGGAAAGCTGGCTGGCGCCTGCACCACCAGCGGCATGGCGTGGAAGATGCGCGGTCGCGTCGGCGACAGCCCGATCATCGGCGCCGGCCTGTACGTGGATGGCGAGGTCGGCGGCGCCACCTCCACCGGCGTGGGCGAGGAAGTGATCCGCAACGCCGGCAGCTTTCTCGTCGTCGAACTGATGCGCCAGGGCCGCTCGCCGCACGAGGCCTGCAAGGAAGCGGTGATGCGCATCGTCAAGAAGCGCCGCGAAGCCTCCAAGACCCTGCAGGTCGGTTTCCTCGCCATGAACCGCGACGGCGAGGTTGGCGCCTACGCCATCCAGCACGGCTTCTCCTATGCCGTGTGCGATGCGAAAAAGCAGGACGCCCTGATCCCCTCGCAAAGCGTCTACACGACGAGCTACTCATGA